From the genome of Natrinema marinum:
CCACTACGGCGACCGCATCCTCGTCCTCTCGGCCCGCGTCGAGAACGCCGACGACGTGCGCCACGTCCTCTCGCGGCTGGCCGACCTCGAGTCCTTCGACGATCTGATCGACGAACTCGACGAGCGGGTCACCGAGAACACCGAACTCTTCTTGCGCCTCGACAAGCAGGCTGCCTTCGCGGGCGACGTGCGACTGGGCGATGGCATCACCTTCCGCGGGAAGGTCGAGGCCTACCCGGCGAAGAAAGAACGAGCGGTCGAGAACGCCGAGGAAGTCCTCGAGCGCCTTCGCGACCGGGACTGAGCGCCGTCGGCCCTACGCTGTCTTCCACTGTAGCCGCCGACTCGACAGAACGAGAACGCCCGGTTACGAAGCCCTTTTGACTGACCAGTCAGTAAGTTCTCGTAGGACCTTCCTGCATGACAGACGAGACCATCGACGATCTGATGGAGGCCACGTATCAGGCGCTGTGCAAACACGGCTACGCGGAGCTGACGATGCAGGACATCGCGGCGGAATCGGACAAGAGCAAGGGGACGCTTCATTATCATTTTGAGGGCAAGCAGGACCTCCTCGAGTCGTTTCTGGAGTATTTACTCGCCGAGTTCGAGGAGCGAACCGAGACGATTCCGGGCGAGACGCCGGCTGAGCAGCTCCACGAGTTCCTCGAGGAACTGTTGACGCCGGCCGACGAGGACTCCGCCGAGGAGTTCCGAACGGCGATCCTCGAGATCAAGGCCCAATCGCCGTACAACGAGGCCTACCGAGACCAGTTGAGCGGGTTCGACGCCGCGTTACGGGATCGGATTGCCGGTCTCGTCGCGGACGGGCTCGAGGCGGGTGAGTTTCGCGAGGGTATCGACCCCGAGGAGACGGCCGACTTC
Proteins encoded in this window:
- a CDS encoding TetR/AcrR family transcriptional regulator encodes the protein MTDETIDDLMEATYQALCKHGYAELTMQDIAAESDKSKGTLHYHFEGKQDLLESFLEYLLAEFEERTETIPGETPAEQLHEFLEELLTPADEDSAEEFRTAILEIKAQSPYNEAYRDQLSGFDAALRDRIAGLVADGLEAGEFREGIDPEETADFLVTLFQGAQTRAAAVDRPPERTKRYVHDYIDDTLRRDGSSDSASTRSDGGTEAGR
- a CDS encoding RNA-binding protein — translated: MPQIPLHYVDLRTFCYATEDEKRVEEALRTFLPDGDDEPFEIERAESEGHYGDRILVLSARVENADDVRHVLSRLADLESFDDLIDELDERVTENTELFLRLDKQAAFAGDVRLGDGITFRGKVEAYPAKKERAVENAEEVLERLRDRD